The window CTTCTACTTCAGATTTACCCTTACCGCGAACGATCATATCTTCCGTTGGGCCAAGGATATTCAGGCTATCTAAGTTAAATACCGCAACCGTTTTGTCCATCGCATAGGACGGGTTCTGTGCGTAATATAAAGAACCTAATAAGCCTTGTTCTTCCGCTGTAGTAGCCAATACTGTGATCGAACGTTTAGGCGCTTTATCCAGGGAACCGAATGCTTTGGCGATTTCAATCATGCCACCAATACCTGTGGCATTGTCGTGGGCACCATTATAAATTTGATCGCCCTCTAACGAGGTATCGGTACCAATGTGATCCCAGTGACCGGTCAGTAGAATATGCTCGTCAGGGGTTGCGGAGCCAGGTAATGTTGCAACAAAGTTATTTGAAGTAGAACGCTTTAAGGTGCTGTTTACTGTGGCATTGGCGTTCAGGCCCAGAGATTTAGCGATAGGTCCCTGCAAGGCTTTTTGCTTGTATTCATCGAAGTTTAAACCGGCTTGGTTAAATATTTTCACCGCCGTATCCCGGGTTAACCAACCTTCAAGGCTAACACGATCCATATTTTTATCTTCACGATACAAACCGTACTGAGGACCGGTCCAGCTATTGGTAACCACCGACCATGGGTATGAAGCCGGTGCGGTTTCATGGACGATAACGGCTGCCGCCGCGCCCTGGCGACTGGCTTCTTCATATTTATAGGTCCAGCGGCCGTAGTAAGTCATGGCGCTCCCCGTGAACAAATCCGGATTTTGCGTTTCAAAACCAGGGTCGTTTACCAAAATAACAACGGTTTTACCCTTTACGTCGAGATCCTGATAATCATTCCACTTGTATTCAGGCGCATTTATGCCATAGCCAACAAAGACAATTTCGGAATCTTTTATTGATTCTTTTTCACTAACTCGTGCGGTACCCAGTACCATGTCGTCGATATAGTTAAATGTTGCGGTTTTACCCTTGCCAGTCACGGTTAACACCACATCTGGATTAGCGGTAATTTCCGTTAATTCCACCGGCTGCAGGTAACTGCCGTTGTATCCGCCTTTAAAACCAGCTTCTTTAAAGTGCTTGGTGAGATAATCCATGGTTTTTTTCTCACCTTCACTGGTCGGAAGACGACCACCGAATGCATCAGAGGATAGGATTTTTGTATGCTTATGTAGCTCTGATTCAGAAATATCCTGATAGGCCTGTTCCAGAGTTTTTGCTTGTGCGGTAGTTAATACCGATGCCGCAATGACGGTGCCTAGCAAGCTGTATAACTTATCTGTCATAGAAATTACTTCCTTAAAATTTGCCGGCATACGTTAGCGAATTGAAGTCAGAATTGGAAGCAAAAAACCTTGAGTTACCGTGTCGATACGGTAGTTGGGAATTGTGTGTTAACTGCAAAAATCATTGCAATGTTTATTAACGGGTTTAAACTTGCATGTTAACAAAGAGTTAGATTACGTCCAAAAGGATTACGCTAATTCCACTTCAGTTAGCGCTGACCATCGCATTGTGCATTTAAAGGAATATTATGATTTCTGTAGAGAATCTGACGAAAACCTTTACCCTCAACACCAAATCCAAAAAAGATCGCAGTCATAAACTCGATCCCCGTCAACATGATGGTGTTTTCAACGCCTTGATGGGGGTAAGTTTTCATTGCGAAAAAGGTGAAGTTTTAGGTTTACTTGGCCCAAATGGAGCGGGCAAAACTACCACATTACGCATTTTATCGTCGGCGTTAAAACCCGACAGTGGTGCGGTTCGAATCAATGAAGTTGACGTGGTGAAATCACCATTGTTGGCGAAACAAAAGATTGGTTTTTTATCGGGTAAAACCGGTTTGTATGGCCGCTTAACTGCCAGGGAAAATATTGAGTTTTTCGCCCGTTTGCACGGCGTAAGCGACGAATATCTGGCCACGGTCGCAGAGGAAATTTACGCCAACCTCGCGATTGCCCCATACCTTGATAGACGCGTTGAGCATTTATCAACGGGGATGCAGCAAAAGGTGTCCATTGCCCGAGCTGTTATCCATAAACCGGATGTACTGGTGTTAGATGAACCTACTACCGGGTTGGATATCATGGCGACAGAAATCATTCTTGAATTTATTGAACTGACCAAAGAGCAGGGCACCGCGGTGATTTTTTCCACCCATCACCTCGATGAGGTGGCAATGCTGGCGGATCGAGTAACGGTTATCGATAAGGGAACCAGTGCTTTTTCGGATTCACTTGATGCGTTCCGGGAATTGAGTCCAGACCATGATTTACGTCGTTCATTTATGCATGTGTTAGAGCAGGGGAATCATCATGTGGCAAGTATTTAATAAAGAGCTCATTGAGCTGCTCAGAGACACCAAAACGCTGTTTTTTATCATCGCCTTACCTATGGTGGTATTCCCGGTCCTTTTCGGCTTAATTGGCTTTTTAGGCTCAACCGCAGCCCTTAAAGAACACCAGAAAATGGTGCGCTACGTGCTTGTTAATCCGGAAGCATCGGACCGTTTTGCCAATACCATGTTCTATCATAGCGATTTTGAAAAAGTCGATTTAGAACTGAGCGGTGAGGAAGATTACATCAATGCCATTAAAACCAAAAAAGCCGATTTAGTTATTGTTCTAAACCCAGATTTTGAACAGCACTTTGAGGCAGGTGAGTCCAGTCATTGGCAGGTTTATTACAACGGCGCCAATGTCATTTCCGGCATAGGCATCAAAGTTAAAGAGGCCTTTGAAGAATTTGTGACTGTATTGCAGGATAAGATACTCGCCGAAAAAGGCTTTAGTGCCAGTGAGCTGTTAGCGTTCAAAGATCCGGTGATTTTCGAGCAACACGATACCGCCGATGACAGGGAAAGTTTTGGCGAAACCTTAGGTGGATTTATACCCTACATTCTTATTCCATTATGTCTGACGGGCGCCATGTACCCAGCGATTGATCTCGGCGCCGGTGAGAAAGAACGGGGCACCATTGAAACCCTGCTGCTAACACCGGTATCGAGGTTCTCGATTGTAATCGGCAAGTTTTTAACCATTACCGCAACGGCGATGATGACGGCATTAATCACCATATTTTCCATGGTTTTCTGGTCGTTTATTATTGGTAGTCTGTTCGATGTATCTCAGGTTTCAAGTATTCTCGCTTCGGTAAGCTGGTTTGATTACCTGTTGATGGTTTTATTGTTGTTGCCGGTATCAGCAATCTTCTCGGCAATTTTGCTGGCGATATCCATATATGCAAGCTCCTACAAAGAAGCGCAAAACTATATGGGGCCGCTAACCATACTGGTAATATTCCCGATAATTGCGCCTATGTTACCGGGGATAAAACTCAACTTTATGTGGGCTCTGGTGCCTATTTCGAATGTCGCTCTGGCGATAAAAGAGTTGTTAAAAGGTACCATTGAATACAGTTATTTGGTCCCCATTTTTATCTCAACCGGTATTTTCGCGTTTTTATCTATCGCTTTTTGCGTGTACTGGTTTAACAAAGAATCGGTATTATTCCGCTAATTAACGTAGTTACGGGAGGCAAAATATGCCTCCCACTTCCGCATTTCCCGCCCATCCCCGAGATCGTGTAAAAAAAATGCTAAAATCAGCACTTTTCACTATGTTAGTGACTATTTTCGTGTAAAATTATCGCTTTTGAAAATAGCCGTAACCTTGCACCTAAAATGTGTAAGGCAAAACCATATTCATTCGCGAAGTATCGCCCGAGGAATATATGAATTTAGAAGAGATTATCTCGCAAGCTGAAGAAGCAGTAGCGAGCGCTACAGAAGTTGCCGGCCTGGATCAGGTTCGTGTCGAATTTCTGGGCAAAAAAGGTAAGTTGACGGAACAGTTAAAATCTCTCGGCAAATTGAGTGCCGAAGAGCGTCCGAAAGCTGGTCAACTTATCAACCAGGCCAAACAACAGGTTCAGGCGTTAATCCACCAACGTGGTGAATTATTGCGTGCTGAGCAAATCAAGCAAAAACTGGCCGCTGAAGCAATTGATGTAACCTTACCAGGTCGCACTAGCGAAGCCGGTAGTCTACACCCGGTTAGTCGCACCATTGCACGTATTGAGACATTTTTCTCGGAATTAGGTTTTGCAGTAAAATCCGGCCCGGAAGTGGAAGATGATTTCCATAACTTTGATGCTTTGAATATTCCGGCGCATCACCCGGCTCGTGCCGATCACGATACCTTCTACTTCAACCCGAAATTGGTTTTGCGCACGCAAACCTCAGGCGTACAAATTCGTACCATGGAAGTAGAAAAGCCGCCATTACGCATCATTTCTCCGGGCCGTGTATATCGTAACGATTACGACCAGACTCATACGCCGATGTTCCATCAGGTGGAAGGTCTGATGGTGGATAAAGACGTAAGCTTTACCCACTTAAAAGGCATTTTGCATGATTTTCTTCACAACTTTTTTGAAGAAGATTTAGAAATTCGTTTCCGTCCTTCTTACTTCCCATTCACTGAACCTTCAGCAGAAGTTGATGTGAAAGGTAAAAACGGTAAGTGGTTAGAGGTTCTAGGCTGCGGTATGGTGCACCCGAATGTTCTTCGCAGTGTTGGTATCGATCCAGAAGAATACAGCGGTTTTGCCTTCGGTATGGGTGTAGAGCGTTTAACCATGTTGCGTTATGGCGTTAATGACCTGCGCGCATTTTTTGAAAATGATCTTCGTTTCTTGAAGCAGTTTAAGTAGGAAAGCCGACAATGAAATTTAGTGAATCCTGGTTAAGAGAATGGGTGAACCCGGCAAATACTTCTGAAGAACTGACGCATCAAATCACCATGGCCGGTCTTGAAGTAGACGGCGTTGATGCGGTTGCTGGCGAGTTTACCAATGTGGTTGTTGGTGAAGTGATTGAATGTGGCCAGCACCCTGATGCAGACAAATTACAGGTTACCAAAGTAAACGTTGGTGACGAAGTGGTTGATATTGTATGTGGCGCCAAAAACTGTCGCCTGGGCTTAAAAGTTGCGGTTGCTAAAGTTGGCGCGGTTCTGCCGGGTAACTTTAAAATCAAAAAAGCTAAGCTTCGCGGTCAACCATCTTTCGGTATGCTTTGCTCAGAATCTGAGCTTGGCATGGCAGAAAGCGCTGATGGCATTATCGAGCTACCAAATGATGCGCCAGTAGGTGTTGATATTCGTGAATACTTAACGCTTGATGATGTCACCATCGATGTGGATTTAACCTCAAACCGTGGTGATTGCTTAGGTATTCGTGGCCTTGCCCGTGAGGTTGGCGTATTAAACAACCTTGAAGTCAACGAAGTAAGCTGTGAGCCACAAGCACCGTCAATTGATGATCTACTGCCGATTGAAATCACTGCCGGCGAAGCTTGTCCTCGCTACTTAGGCCGTGTGATCAAAGGTATCAATGTTAATGCCACCACACCATTGTGGATGGTAGAAAAGCTACGCCGTTGTGGTGTCCGTGCTATCGACCCTGTGGTTGATGTAACGAACTACGTATTACTTGAGCTTGGTCATCCAATGCACGCATTCGATTTAGCGAAAATCGATGGCGGTATCAATGTTCGTTTTGCTAAAGCCGAAGAGCCATTAACTTTGCTTGATGGTCAGGAAGTAAAACTGAACGAACAAACATTAGTCATTAGCGACCACAGCAAGCCATTAGCGATGGCGGGTATCTTCGGTGGTGAAGATTCTGGCGTATCTGCTAATACTCAGGATATCTTGTTAGAAAGTGCTTTCTTCGCACCATTAGCAATTCTAGGTAAAGCCCGTCAATACGGTTTGCACACCGATGCATCGCACCGTTATGAGCGTGGTGTTGACCCGGAACTACAGTTTGCAGCAATGGAACGCGCTACCGCGCTATTGCTTGAAATTGTTGGTGGTCAGGCTGGCCCAATCGTTGAAGCTAAATCTGAACAGCATTTACCTAAAGCAACGCCAGTAACCTTGCGTCGCTCAAAATTAGACAGCCGTATCGGTATTCACATTGAAACCGAACAGGTTACTGAGATCCTAACTCGTTTAGGTTTTGCGGTTACCTTTAGTGATGACCAATGGTCGGTTGAAGTGCCGCCGTATCGTTTTGATATCAGCATTGAAGAAGACTTAACCGAAGAAGTTGCCCGTGTTTATGGCTACAACAACATTCCAAATGTTGCTCCACAAGCCAAACTGACCATGCGTCAGCACCACGAAGCAAGCCTTAATATCGGTAAGTTCAAAGACACCTTGGTTACTCGTGGTTACCAGGAAGCAATTACTTATAGCTTCGTTGATCCAAAAATTCAGCAATTACTATTCCCTGAGCAGGAAGTATTGACCTTACCACACCCGATTTCCTCGGAAATGTCGGTTATGCGCGTAAGCTTATGGCCAGGTCTGTTGCAATCGGTTGTTTATAACCAGAATCGTCAGCAAAGCCGTGTGCGTTTATTCGAAAGCGGTTTGAGCTTTATCCCGGATAGCGATGCGGAAAATGGTGTTCGTCAGGAACCTATGTTTGCCGGTGTTATCACCGGTCTTCGCAGCGGTGAGCACTGGCAGCTGGAAAAAGCTGGTGTTGATTTCTTCGATGCCAAAGGCGACGTTGAAGCACTACTTGCGTTAACCGCAGACAGCAGCGCTTACGAGTTTAAAGCGGCTGAGCACAGCGCACTGCACCCAGGTCAAACAGCGGCAATTTATCGCGGTGAAGAGCTTGTTGGTTTCGTTGGTGCGGTTCATCCAGAGCTTGAGCGTAAGCTTGGATTAAACGGTCGTACCTTGGTATTTGAACTGCGTCAGAGCGAAATTTTGACTCAGGCAATCCCAGAAGCTCAGGATATTTCCAAATTCCCAGCTAACCGACGTGATATTGCGGTTATCGTAAAAGATGACATCAGTGCAAATTCTGTGCTACAACTCATTGAAAAGGTTGGCACAAATCATCTAGTTGACCTAGAATTGTTTGATGTATATCAGGGCAAGGGAATAGAGCCTGGCTATAAGAGTCTGGCAATCGCATTAACCTTGCAAGACAAGGAACGTACTCTGGAAGAGAAAGACATCAATAATGTTGTGCAAACCGTTGTGCAGGCCCTGACCACTGAACTTGATGCATCATTGAGAGACTAAGAGTATGGCGCTAACTAAAGCAGAAGTATCTGAACACTTGTACGAACAACTCGGATTAAGCAAACGCGACGCGAAAATGATGGTGGAGGAATTCTTTGAAGAAATCCGAGCCTGTCTGGAAAATGGCGAGCAAGTAAAGCTGTCCGGTTTTGGTAATTTTGATTTGCGAGTGAAAAATGAGCGCCCAGGTCGAAACCCAAAAACAGGTGAAGACATTCCAATCTCTGCACGTAAAGTAGTGACGTTCCGCCCGGGACAGAAACTAAAAGCTCGTGTAGAAGAATCGAACAAAGATTAGTTTTTGCTTATAGCTTCAAAAAAGGCGCCTGTTGGCGCCTTTTTTATTATCATTCAAACAGCCTTGAATAACCCTTATATCGGTTCCCCTAAGTTTGTGCACAGCTTAAAGTTAGAGAAGCGGTTCATTGACCACATAGATTTCATTGGTATATTCATTCTATGTTGATGATGGTATAAGATAATTCTCAATATATGACGGATAAACCTAATCCAATAGGGATGTTGTTCTTGAATAAATTTAAGTCTTTGTTGATAGTCGCCGGACTATCAATTGCCTATCCAGTATTAGCCTATTTGCTTTTGCCGTATTTAACCGATTTATTTTTCCCTGTGTTCTCGCAAGCAGAAGACACAGAAAGCCTTGTTTATTTACTGCTGTTAGGAATACCCCATAATCTAAGCTTTTTTATTTCGGCCGGTATCGCAGTGTGGCTAATTAATCTATGCTTTGCTCGCTTTAAAATGCTAATTTGCCTCGTGATAACCATGCCACTGGTGCTAACCATGTTTCCCTTTGAAACGTCTTCTGCGGTGAACCAATACCAATCGGTAATCCACATTAAAGATCTATTAGTTTTCTTACTAACGCCTGCATTGTTCTATCTTGTGAGCAAATTGTTTTCTGGCAATAAGCGTAAGGCTTAACTTGAAATGACTGACATTGTTTATCAAGGACAGTTAATGCGAACAATTAAGTCTTTGGCGGTTGTCATCCTGGCAGCGCTAGCTGGTGGGCTTGCGGTTTATGTTTTTGTCTACACGACAAAAGACGAGCCACAAGTACTGGATATTCGTGTTGAACAAATTCTAGAGCATGCCAATGTCGCTATTTCTGCAAACAATTGCGAAGGTGAAAGCCTAGAAACCGTCGGAGATGTTATG is drawn from Thalassotalea sp. PS06 and contains these coding sequences:
- a CDS encoding M28 family metallopeptidase, yielding MTDKLYSLLGTVIAASVLTTAQAKTLEQAYQDISESELHKHTKILSSDAFGGRLPTSEGEKKTMDYLTKHFKEAGFKGGYNGSYLQPVELTEITANPDVVLTVTGKGKTATFNYIDDMVLGTARVSEKESIKDSEIVFVGYGINAPEYKWNDYQDLDVKGKTVVILVNDPGFETQNPDLFTGSAMTYYGRWTYKYEEASRQGAAAAVIVHETAPASYPWSVVTNSWTGPQYGLYREDKNMDRVSLEGWLTRDTAVKIFNQAGLNFDEYKQKALQGPIAKSLGLNANATVNSTLKRSTSNNFVATLPGSATPDEHILLTGHWDHIGTDTSLEGDQIYNGAHDNATGIGGMIEIAKAFGSLDKAPKRSITVLATTAEEQGLLGSLYYAQNPSYAMDKTVAVFNLDSLNILGPTEDMIVRGKGKSEVEDYLAEAAEKQGRHLVKGTNPAAGSYYRSDHFNFAKQGVPAVFSGGGSYPINDDVAEYRKKMLPEMRRCYHQLCDEYNPEWNLKGAIEDLQVTFDAMFNVANSDDWPKWSKTSEFQRK
- a CDS encoding AAA family ATPase translates to MQQKVSIARAVIHKPDVLVLDEPTTGLDIMATEIILEFIELTKEQGTAVIFSTHHLDEVAMLADRVTVIDKGTSAFSDSLDAFRELSPDHDLRRSFMHVLEQGNHHVASI
- a CDS encoding ABC transporter permease, encoding MWQVFNKELIELLRDTKTLFFIIALPMVVFPVLFGLIGFLGSTAALKEHQKMVRYVLVNPEASDRFANTMFYHSDFEKVDLELSGEEDYINAIKTKKADLVIVLNPDFEQHFEAGESSHWQVYYNGANVISGIGIKVKEAFEEFVTVLQDKILAEKGFSASELLAFKDPVIFEQHDTADDRESFGETLGGFIPYILIPLCLTGAMYPAIDLGAGEKERGTIETLLLTPVSRFSIVIGKFLTITATAMMTALITIFSMVFWSFIIGSLFDVSQVSSILASVSWFDYLLMVLLLLPVSAIFSAILLAISIYASSYKEAQNYMGPLTILVIFPIIAPMLPGIKLNFMWALVPISNVALAIKELLKGTIEYSYLVPIFISTGIFAFLSIAFCVYWFNKESVLFR
- the pheS gene encoding phenylalanine--tRNA ligase subunit alpha, with translation MNLEEIISQAEEAVASATEVAGLDQVRVEFLGKKGKLTEQLKSLGKLSAEERPKAGQLINQAKQQVQALIHQRGELLRAEQIKQKLAAEAIDVTLPGRTSEAGSLHPVSRTIARIETFFSELGFAVKSGPEVEDDFHNFDALNIPAHHPARADHDTFYFNPKLVLRTQTSGVQIRTMEVEKPPLRIISPGRVYRNDYDQTHTPMFHQVEGLMVDKDVSFTHLKGILHDFLHNFFEEDLEIRFRPSYFPFTEPSAEVDVKGKNGKWLEVLGCGMVHPNVLRSVGIDPEEYSGFAFGMGVERLTMLRYGVNDLRAFFENDLRFLKQFK
- the pheT gene encoding phenylalanine--tRNA ligase subunit beta, yielding MKFSESWLREWVNPANTSEELTHQITMAGLEVDGVDAVAGEFTNVVVGEVIECGQHPDADKLQVTKVNVGDEVVDIVCGAKNCRLGLKVAVAKVGAVLPGNFKIKKAKLRGQPSFGMLCSESELGMAESADGIIELPNDAPVGVDIREYLTLDDVTIDVDLTSNRGDCLGIRGLAREVGVLNNLEVNEVSCEPQAPSIDDLLPIEITAGEACPRYLGRVIKGINVNATTPLWMVEKLRRCGVRAIDPVVDVTNYVLLELGHPMHAFDLAKIDGGINVRFAKAEEPLTLLDGQEVKLNEQTLVISDHSKPLAMAGIFGGEDSGVSANTQDILLESAFFAPLAILGKARQYGLHTDASHRYERGVDPELQFAAMERATALLLEIVGGQAGPIVEAKSEQHLPKATPVTLRRSKLDSRIGIHIETEQVTEILTRLGFAVTFSDDQWSVEVPPYRFDISIEEDLTEEVARVYGYNNIPNVAPQAKLTMRQHHEASLNIGKFKDTLVTRGYQEAITYSFVDPKIQQLLFPEQEVLTLPHPISSEMSVMRVSLWPGLLQSVVYNQNRQQSRVRLFESGLSFIPDSDAENGVRQEPMFAGVITGLRSGEHWQLEKAGVDFFDAKGDVEALLALTADSSAYEFKAAEHSALHPGQTAAIYRGEELVGFVGAVHPELERKLGLNGRTLVFELRQSEILTQAIPEAQDISKFPANRRDIAVIVKDDISANSVLQLIEKVGTNHLVDLELFDVYQGKGIEPGYKSLAIALTLQDKERTLEEKDINNVVQTVVQALTTELDASLRD
- the ihfA gene encoding integration host factor subunit alpha — its product is MALTKAEVSEHLYEQLGLSKRDAKMMVEEFFEEIRACLENGEQVKLSGFGNFDLRVKNERPGRNPKTGEDIPISARKVVTFRPGQKLKARVEESNKD